The proteins below come from a single Oerskovia jenensis genomic window:
- a CDS encoding glycoside hydrolase family 3 C-terminal domain-containing protein has protein sequence MLTPDARRRARSEMTLTEKASLTSGANFWNTKPVDRLGVPSIMLTDGPHGLRKQGGAADHLGLNASIPATCFPTAATLANSWDPGLVERVGEALGAEAAAENVSVLLGPGLNIKRNPLAGRNFEYFSEDPLLAGRLAAAQIRGIQSRGVAASAKHFAVNSQETHRMTMDEVVDERALHETYLEAFRIAVTEGRPWTVMSSYNKVNGTYANEHRELLDEILRKRWGFDGLVVTDWGGNNDRVAGLVAGNALEMPSTDGATDAEVVRAVEEGSLDEAVLDARVDELLTLIERTERARAHTAATTPDGATLAGSARTPDGAAPVDLDAHHELAVEAARRSVVLLRNARGTLPLGPHSGRVAVIGDFAADPRFQGAGSSLVNPTRVDVPLDALRASGLDVVGYEQGFARRDAGRGAWDSASSARRRRRAVHLAERADVVLLFLGLDESAEAEGVDRTHLRIARNQLALTRELTALGVPVVVVLAGGAPVELPFAEHVDAIVHGYLGGQGGGQAIADVLTGRADPAGRLAETYPLRYTDVPSSATFGRTEATSEHRESIYVGYRYADKVGLPVRYPFGHGLSYTTFEHSDLVADRESVQVTVTNTGDRAGTETVQVYVEAPGAAEGEFRAPRELAGFAKVTLEPGESATVTVDLAEHAFAAYDTGAHEWRTVPGTYTVQVGASSRDLRLSAPVVVDGEPWAPDTTGLPHYVSGQVDRVPAAEFAALLGRTPPPADWPAGSPLTRADIIAQARGRGGVGGLLVRLIDTAGRLLMLLGRPHAANNTRFVLDLPFRSVSRMSAGTVDEAMLDGLLLMVNGRFWRGVRRLVPAWRAHAMAARARKKD, from the coding sequence GTGCTCACTCCTGACGCCCGACGACGTGCCCGTAGCGAGATGACCCTCACCGAGAAGGCCTCGCTCACCTCAGGCGCGAACTTCTGGAACACCAAGCCGGTCGACCGGCTCGGCGTTCCCTCGATCATGCTCACCGACGGCCCGCACGGTCTGCGCAAGCAGGGCGGGGCGGCGGACCACCTCGGTCTCAACGCGAGCATCCCCGCCACGTGCTTCCCGACGGCCGCCACGCTCGCCAACAGCTGGGACCCGGGCCTGGTGGAGCGGGTCGGCGAGGCGCTCGGCGCCGAGGCTGCCGCCGAGAACGTGAGCGTCCTGCTGGGCCCCGGCCTCAACATCAAGCGCAACCCGCTCGCGGGCCGCAACTTCGAGTACTTCTCCGAGGACCCGCTGCTCGCGGGCCGGCTCGCCGCGGCGCAGATCCGCGGCATCCAGTCCCGCGGCGTGGCCGCGAGCGCCAAGCACTTCGCGGTGAACAGCCAGGAGACGCACCGCATGACGATGGACGAGGTCGTCGACGAGCGCGCGCTCCACGAGACCTACCTCGAGGCGTTCCGCATCGCGGTGACCGAGGGCCGGCCCTGGACCGTCATGAGCTCGTACAACAAGGTCAACGGCACCTACGCGAACGAGCACCGCGAGCTCCTCGACGAGATCCTGCGCAAGCGCTGGGGCTTCGACGGCCTGGTCGTCACCGACTGGGGCGGCAATAACGACCGCGTCGCGGGCCTGGTCGCGGGCAACGCGCTCGAGATGCCGTCGACCGACGGGGCGACCGACGCCGAGGTCGTGCGCGCGGTCGAGGAGGGGAGCCTCGACGAGGCGGTCCTCGACGCCCGTGTCGACGAGCTGCTGACGCTGATCGAGCGCACGGAGCGCGCCCGTGCCCACACGGCCGCGACCACGCCCGACGGCGCCACGCTCGCCGGGTCCGCCCGCACGCCCGACGGCGCCGCGCCGGTCGATCTCGACGCGCACCACGAGCTCGCGGTCGAGGCGGCACGCCGCTCGGTCGTCCTGCTGCGCAACGCGCGCGGGACCCTGCCGCTCGGGCCGCACTCCGGACGGGTCGCCGTGATCGGCGACTTCGCGGCCGACCCTCGGTTCCAGGGGGCGGGCAGCTCGCTCGTCAACCCGACCCGGGTGGACGTGCCGCTCGACGCGCTGCGGGCCAGCGGCCTGGACGTCGTGGGCTACGAGCAGGGCTTCGCCCGCCGGGACGCGGGCCGGGGCGCCTGGGACTCCGCGTCGTCGGCCCGCCGTCGCCGGCGCGCCGTGCACCTCGCGGAGCGCGCCGACGTCGTGCTGCTCTTCCTCGGCCTGGACGAGTCCGCCGAGGCCGAGGGCGTCGACCGGACGCACCTGCGGATCGCCCGCAACCAGCTCGCCCTCACGAGGGAGCTCACGGCGCTCGGGGTGCCGGTCGTGGTCGTGCTGGCCGGCGGCGCGCCCGTCGAGCTGCCGTTCGCCGAGCACGTCGACGCGATCGTGCACGGCTACCTCGGTGGCCAGGGCGGCGGGCAGGCGATCGCCGACGTGCTGACCGGCCGGGCGGACCCCGCAGGACGCCTCGCCGAGACGTACCCGCTGCGCTACACGGACGTGCCGTCGTCGGCGACGTTCGGGCGGACCGAGGCGACGTCCGAGCACCGCGAGAGCATCTACGTCGGCTACCGCTACGCCGACAAGGTCGGGCTGCCGGTCCGCTACCCGTTCGGGCACGGGCTGAGCTACACGACGTTCGAGCACAGCGATCTCGTGGCGGACCGCGAGAGCGTCCAGGTCACGGTCACCAACACCGGCGACCGTGCCGGGACCGAGACCGTGCAGGTCTACGTCGAGGCGCCCGGCGCGGCCGAGGGCGAGTTCCGTGCGCCCCGCGAGCTGGCCGGGTTCGCGAAGGTCACCCTGGAACCGGGGGAGAGCGCGACCGTGACGGTCGACCTGGCCGAGCACGCGTTCGCCGCCTACGACACGGGCGCACACGAGTGGCGCACCGTGCCCGGCACCTACACCGTGCAGGTCGGCGCGTCGTCGCGCGACCTGCGGCTGTCCGCGCCCGTCGTGGTCGACGGCGAGCCCTGGGCGCCCGACACCACGGGCCTCCCGCACTACGTCAGCGGCCAGGTGGACCGCGTCCCCGCCGCCGAGTTCGCCGCGCTGCTGGGGCGCACGCCCCCGCCCGCCGACTGGCCCGCCGGGAGCCCGCTCACGCGCGCCGACATCATCGCCCAGGCGCGCGGTCGTGGCGGCGTCGGGGGTCTGCTCGTCCGGCTCATCGACACGGCCGGACGGCTGCTCATGCTGCTGGGGCGCCCCCACGCGGCGAACAACACCCGTTTCGTCCTCGACCTGCCGTTCCGGTCGGTGTCGCGGATGAGCGCGGGCACGGTCGACGAGGCGATGCTCGACGGCCTGCTGCTGATGGTCAACGGCCGGTTCTGGCGCGGCGTACGCCGCCTGGTCCCGGCATGGCGTGCCCACGCGATGGCCGCGCGGGCTCGGAAGAAGGACTGA
- a CDS encoding beta-glucosidase: MATRTEIKRDAVARAQELRATRRARRAELKAMEPQERRAAKAADKRAARQTRKAATAERKEARAGMTRAERREDRRRARIDRKVEHRPRRAVGWGITAVAVIAIGGLVAPFASAFGRLMTIEYDSSSPAGVAARENAAQVSEDISDEGIVLLKNQDDLLPLAEDDLNVFSFASFNLILGGGGSGGSNQSQAVTFYDALAEQGVTVNPELKATMEEAGAETSTGGGNGLLQIASSMLSPAEGEPAPDYLTDDVMAQAAEFSGTAVVVIGNDGVEGSDMSAEQLRLTDEQRALFDRVTASFDDVVVVVNSGNQMELGFLDECPQIKSAVWIGTPGPRGAVSLAKVLTGDVNPSGRLTDTYAYDVTSAPAIANVGDFDYANTKRAYMDYEESIYVGYRYYETRYAGDEAGYAQAVQFPFGHGLSYTTFAHEATAPRVEGDTISIDVTVTNTGDVAGKDVVQVYFSAPYTPGGIEKSAIELAGYDKTAMLQPGESETVTVTFDVRDMASWDTEGHGAYLLEAGTYQVSVRTDVHTPVAQFDHVVAEDVVYATDADTGAELTNRFDYVEGDLTYLSRADWEGTYPQAPEAGAMASDELLARMDPQIEPAEGQTPTYGADNGLVLADLAGLDHDDPQWEEFLDQLTLDEQVDLFAKGAYRTHAVDRLGIPAMDLLDGPAGLNSLFSPLEAAAYPTQIVVASTWNDDLARALGESVGTEANAYGIEGWYAPGMNLHRTALGGRDFEYFSEDPHLSGKMSAAMVSGAESKGVLTFMKHFALNEQEVNARSGVNVFVDEQALRELYLKPFEITVKEAGPTGAMSSFINMGGVWAGANEQLLQDVLRGEWGFEGVVSTDAVLGAWMDPGLAARYGNDLMLAMLPGSDKATKAAVDEDPVGVGNALRDRVHTVLYTVLQTNLFD; the protein is encoded by the coding sequence ATGGCGACACGCACAGAGATCAAGCGGGACGCCGTCGCGCGCGCACAGGAGCTGCGCGCGACCAGGCGGGCCCGACGCGCCGAGCTGAAGGCGATGGAGCCGCAGGAGCGCAGGGCGGCCAAGGCCGCCGACAAGCGTGCGGCCCGTCAGACGCGCAAGGCCGCCACGGCGGAGCGCAAGGAGGCCCGCGCCGGGATGACCCGGGCCGAGCGTCGCGAGGACAGGCGCCGCGCGCGCATCGACCGCAAGGTCGAGCACCGCCCGCGCCGCGCGGTCGGCTGGGGGATCACGGCCGTGGCCGTGATCGCGATCGGGGGACTGGTCGCGCCGTTCGCGAGCGCGTTCGGCCGCCTCATGACGATCGAGTACGACTCGTCCTCACCGGCGGGCGTGGCCGCCCGCGAGAACGCCGCCCAGGTCTCGGAGGACATCTCCGACGAGGGGATCGTCCTGCTGAAGAACCAGGACGACCTCCTGCCGCTGGCGGAGGACGACCTCAACGTGTTCAGCTTCGCGTCCTTCAACCTCATCCTCGGGGGCGGCGGGTCGGGCGGCAGCAACCAGTCGCAGGCCGTGACCTTCTACGACGCCCTCGCCGAGCAGGGCGTCACGGTCAACCCCGAGCTCAAGGCGACCATGGAGGAGGCCGGGGCCGAGACCAGCACGGGCGGCGGCAACGGCCTCCTGCAGATCGCGAGCTCGATGCTGAGCCCGGCCGAGGGCGAGCCCGCTCCCGACTACCTCACCGACGACGTCATGGCCCAGGCCGCGGAGTTCTCCGGCACCGCCGTGGTGGTCATCGGGAACGACGGCGTCGAGGGGTCGGACATGAGCGCCGAGCAGCTGCGCCTGACCGACGAGCAGCGTGCCCTGTTCGACCGTGTCACGGCCTCGTTCGACGACGTCGTGGTGGTCGTGAACTCGGGCAACCAGATGGAGCTCGGCTTCCTCGACGAGTGCCCGCAGATCAAGTCCGCGGTGTGGATCGGCACGCCGGGTCCGCGCGGCGCGGTCTCGCTCGCGAAGGTGCTGACGGGCGACGTGAACCCGTCCGGCCGCCTGACCGACACCTACGCCTACGACGTGACGAGCGCCCCGGCGATCGCCAACGTCGGCGACTTCGACTACGCCAACACCAAGCGCGCCTACATGGACTACGAGGAGAGCATCTACGTCGGCTACCGCTACTACGAGACCCGCTACGCGGGGGACGAGGCGGGCTACGCGCAGGCCGTCCAGTTCCCGTTCGGTCACGGCCTGAGCTACACGACGTTCGCGCACGAGGCCACGGCGCCGCGCGTCGAGGGCGACACGATCAGCATCGACGTCACGGTGACCAACACGGGCGACGTCGCGGGCAAGGACGTCGTGCAGGTGTACTTCTCCGCTCCGTACACGCCGGGCGGCATCGAGAAGTCGGCGATCGAGCTCGCGGGCTACGACAAGACGGCGATGCTCCAGCCGGGGGAGTCCGAGACCGTGACCGTCACGTTCGACGTGCGCGACATGGCCTCGTGGGACACCGAGGGGCACGGCGCCTACCTGCTCGAGGCCGGGACCTACCAGGTCTCGGTGCGCACCGACGTCCACACGCCGGTCGCGCAATTCGACCACGTGGTGGCCGAGGACGTCGTCTACGCGACGGACGCCGACACAGGGGCCGAGCTCACGAACCGCTTCGACTACGTCGAGGGTGACCTGACGTACCTCTCGCGCGCCGACTGGGAGGGCACGTACCCGCAGGCACCCGAGGCAGGTGCCATGGCCTCCGACGAGCTGCTCGCACGCATGGACCCGCAGATCGAGCCCGCCGAGGGCCAGACGCCGACGTACGGCGCCGACAACGGTCTCGTCCTGGCCGACCTCGCCGGTCTCGACCACGACGACCCGCAGTGGGAGGAGTTCCTCGACCAGCTCACGCTCGACGAGCAGGTCGACCTCTTCGCCAAGGGTGCGTACCGCACGCATGCCGTCGACCGCCTGGGCATCCCCGCCATGGACCTGCTCGACGGGCCCGCCGGGCTGAACTCCCTGTTCAGCCCGCTCGAGGCGGCCGCCTACCCGACCCAGATCGTCGTGGCCTCGACCTGGAACGACGACCTGGCCCGCGCGCTGGGCGAGTCCGTGGGGACCGAGGCGAACGCCTACGGCATCGAGGGCTGGTACGCCCCCGGCATGAACCTGCACCGCACGGCCCTGGGCGGGCGTGACTTCGAGTACTTCTCGGAGGACCCGCACCTGTCGGGCAAGATGTCGGCCGCGATGGTCTCGGGGGCCGAGAGCAAGGGCGTGCTGACCTTCATGAAGCACTTCGCGCTCAACGAGCAGGAGGTCAACGCCCGCAGCGGCGTGAACGTGTTCGTCGACGAGCAGGCGCTGCGCGAGCTGTACCTCAAGCCGTTCGAGATCACGGTCAAGGAGGCCGGCCCGACCGGCGCCATGAGCTCGTTCATCAACATGGGCGGCGTGTGGGCAGGTGCCAACGAGCAGCTCCTGCAGGACGTGCTCCGCGGCGAGTGGGGCTTCGAGGGCGTCGTCTCGACCGACGCGGTGCTCGGGGCCTGGATGGACCCCGGCCTCGCGGCCCGCTACGGCAACGACCTCATGCTCGCGATGCTCCCGGGCTCCGACAAGGCCACGAAGGCTGCGGTGGACGAGGACCCGGTGGGGGTCGGGAACGCCCTGCGCGACCGCGTCCACACGGTCCTGTACACCGTGCTGCAGACGAACCTCTTCGACTGA
- a CDS encoding PP2C family protein-serine/threonine phosphatase, with amino-acid sequence MTDDAEGPASVTHEPAARRAVATPDSDPTRPHGAAPDYRAVFAALSAPKVLLATDLTVLDVNDAYLDMLEVPARALVGRPLNDGFDFSPEDRERVDRVVASLRRVLQTGRIELLEPLRIDVPGRRPGEWVEHHWLMTNIPVFDASGRVTALLHRAEDVTDIVQTSQRAAVDKRIGLDAAVVDHAMHMGSSVGRFQESLDRERRAALQLQDSILTPPAQPAGLRIDVRYRPASRDMHVGGDWYDAFEQSCGCTFVVVGDVVGHDIRAAAAMGQLRGVMRGLAYDSVESPAAILDRTERAAGGLGVEAVATVAAARIGLPGPTAERTLTWVSAGHPPPALVRSDGSVDLLWARNDRLLGLGAGDVRADHTTLLRPGDTLLLYTDGLVERRDVPLRAGLDHLPGIVEEVVRSSPDDLLDALLARLVPRTREDDVALVSVEVLAPDGPTS; translated from the coding sequence ATGACGGACGACGCGGAAGGCCCGGCGAGCGTCACGCACGAGCCGGCGGCCCGGCGCGCGGTCGCGACGCCGGACTCGGACCCGACGCGACCGCACGGCGCCGCACCCGACTACCGCGCGGTGTTCGCCGCACTCTCGGCCCCCAAGGTCCTCCTCGCGACCGACCTCACCGTGCTCGACGTCAACGACGCCTACCTCGACATGCTGGAGGTGCCCGCGCGGGCGCTGGTCGGGCGCCCGCTCAACGACGGCTTCGACTTCTCGCCCGAGGACCGGGAACGTGTGGACCGCGTCGTCGCCTCGCTGCGCCGCGTCCTGCAGACGGGACGCATCGAGCTGCTCGAACCGCTGCGGATCGACGTACCGGGGCGTCGGCCCGGCGAGTGGGTCGAGCACCACTGGCTCATGACCAACATCCCCGTCTTCGACGCGAGCGGCCGGGTCACGGCCCTCCTGCACCGCGCCGAGGACGTCACCGACATCGTGCAGACCTCGCAGCGGGCGGCGGTCGACAAGCGGATCGGGCTCGATGCCGCCGTGGTCGACCACGCGATGCACATGGGTTCGTCGGTCGGGAGGTTCCAGGAGAGCCTCGACCGCGAACGGCGAGCCGCCCTCCAGCTCCAGGACTCGATCCTCACGCCCCCCGCTCAGCCCGCCGGCCTGCGCATCGACGTCCGCTACCGTCCCGCGTCGCGCGACATGCACGTCGGCGGCGACTGGTACGACGCGTTCGAGCAGTCGTGCGGGTGCACGTTCGTCGTCGTCGGGGACGTCGTGGGGCACGACATCCGCGCGGCCGCGGCCATGGGCCAGCTCCGCGGCGTCATGCGGGGGCTCGCCTACGACTCGGTCGAGTCCCCCGCCGCGATCCTCGACCGGACCGAGCGCGCGGCCGGGGGGCTCGGCGTCGAGGCCGTCGCGACCGTCGCCGCCGCGCGGATCGGCCTGCCCGGCCCCACCGCGGAGCGCACCCTCACGTGGGTCTCCGCAGGGCACCCGCCGCCCGCCCTCGTGCGGTCCGACGGTTCGGTCGACCTGCTGTGGGCACGCAACGACCGGCTGCTCGGGCTCGGTGCGGGGGACGTGCGAGCGGACCACACGACGCTCCTGCGCCCCGGCGACACGTTGCTCCTCTACACCGACGGCCTCGTCGAGAGGCGTGACGTGCCGTTGCGCGCAGGGCTGGACCACCTGCCGGGGATCGTCGAGGAGGTCGTGCGGTCCTCCCCCGACGACCTCCTCGACGCCCTGCTGGCCCGGCTCGTCCCACGGACCCGCGAGGACGACGTGGCGCTCGTGTCGGTCGAGGTGCTGGCTCCCGACGGCCCGACGAGCTAG
- a CDS encoding luciferase domain-containing protein: MTLTPRRGPRPTTSDEGPHRQVDQLSSAALWGELVLAATTIDGVQEGHSSVSPATSRALFLDGLDRTTRPETSLATPDQRLEPVHLHGVGDTSLHLCLPRERAEEVCAAGWGEPHQYADHATEIMVYGPRDADELAVVLGLVRESLDAARDAASRPRTPAL; the protein is encoded by the coding sequence ATGACACTCACCCCTCGTCGAGGACCCCGACCGACCACGTCCGACGAGGGCCCGCACCGGCAGGTCGACCAGCTCTCGTCCGCCGCGCTGTGGGGTGAGCTGGTGCTCGCGGCGACCACGATCGACGGGGTCCAGGAGGGCCACAGCTCGGTGTCCCCGGCGACGTCCCGCGCGCTGTTCCTCGACGGCCTCGACCGCACGACGCGCCCCGAGACGTCGCTCGCGACGCCCGACCAGCGCCTCGAACCGGTCCACCTGCACGGCGTGGGGGACACGAGCCTGCACCTGTGCCTGCCGCGCGAGCGGGCCGAGGAGGTCTGCGCGGCGGGCTGGGGCGAGCCGCACCAGTACGCGGACCACGCGACCGAGATCATGGTCTACGGACCGCGCGACGCGGACGAGCTCGCTGTCGTCCTGGGCCTGGTGCGCGAGAGCCTGGACGCGGCACGGGACGCCGCGTCGAGGCCGAGGACGCCGGCCCTCTAG
- a CDS encoding ribbon-helix-helix domain-containing protein — MAEKKVHGGAVDDDQVQAWADEAEAGYDVGALRRRGRPTTGDGPGIVVPVRLDARTLEALTERARAEGLANRSEAIRAAVRAWTHVA; from the coding sequence ATGGCTGAGAAGAAGGTGCACGGAGGGGCCGTCGACGACGACCAGGTCCAGGCGTGGGCCGACGAGGCCGAGGCCGGCTACGACGTCGGCGCGCTGCGGCGTCGCGGACGCCCCACTACGGGTGACGGCCCGGGGATCGTGGTGCCGGTGCGGCTGGATGCGCGAACGCTCGAGGCGCTCACCGAGCGTGCCCGGGCCGAGGGGCTGGCGAACCGTTCCGAGGCGATCCGTGCTGCGGTGCGCGCCTGGACCCACGTGGCGTGA
- a CDS encoding TetR/AcrR family transcriptional regulator encodes MTTQQAATTGRPDGYATGRATKQSIVARAAEAFAQKGFYGASLRGIAREAGVDHSTLLHHFGNKTALLLAVIEWHDAQHAPPSMPSEFTAEDLVDGFVSTAERNREAPGLVQLLSTLSAEAGTPGHPARPVLQERHQVLVGVIGGMIRTQRSRSVLDDAGASPEARAALVISTWEGLQVFDALHPGEVDVPAMVGEMLRREFGVG; translated from the coding sequence GTGACCACGCAGCAAGCAGCCACGACCGGGCGGCCCGACGGGTACGCCACCGGCCGGGCGACCAAGCAGTCGATCGTCGCCCGCGCGGCCGAAGCGTTCGCCCAGAAGGGGTTCTACGGGGCGTCCCTGCGCGGCATCGCGCGCGAGGCCGGGGTCGACCACTCGACCCTCCTGCACCACTTCGGCAACAAGACCGCGCTCCTCCTGGCCGTCATCGAGTGGCACGACGCGCAGCACGCACCGCCCTCGATGCCCTCGGAGTTCACCGCCGAGGACCTCGTCGACGGGTTCGTCAGCACCGCGGAACGCAACCGGGAGGCGCCCGGGTTGGTGCAGCTCCTCTCGACCCTCTCGGCCGAGGCCGGGACGCCAGGCCATCCCGCTCGGCCGGTGCTGCAGGAGCGGCACCAGGTCCTCGTCGGGGTCATCGGCGGGATGATCCGGACGCAGCGTTCACGTAGCGTGCTGGACGACGCCGGGGCCTCGCCCGAAGCCCGCGCCGCGCTCGTCATCTCCACCTGGGAAGGGCTCCAGGTCTTCGACGCGCTCCACCCTGGGGAGGTCGACGTCCCGGCGATGGTCGGGGAGATGCTGCGGCGGGAGTTCGGGGTCGGGTGA
- a CDS encoding MFS transporter, which translates to MTTTAAHPTGDAAGAPDAPGASDAPTNSKGRVIFASLIGTSIEFYDFYAYATAAVLVFPAVFFSALDGSTSQLLASFAVFGVAFVARPLGSIVFGHYGDRIGRKGTLVASLLTMGVATFLIGLLPPSSTPGWSVLAPALLVLMRFCQGLGLGGEWSGAALLATENAPAGKRAIWGTFPQLGAPIGFILANTTFLVLAETLTDEQFSSWGWRVPFLASALLVIVGLWVRLRLVESPSFQKVVETGAVAKLPVAQVFRSSWRQIVLGTFIMLATYVLFYLMTTFTLTFGTAPAEVPAGSGGAPGLGYERTDFLVMLIVGVVFFGIFTLVSGPMAERFGRRKHLIWTTVAIIAFGALFVPLFTGGTVGVMTLLIVGFTLMGLTFGPMAAILPELFPANVRYTGSAIAYNLSSILGAAVAPFIAVALWEQADGSPVLVGVYLSAMSVLTLVALLVSKETKDVEYTDNVA; encoded by the coding sequence GTGACCACGACGGCAGCACACCCGACCGGCGACGCCGCGGGCGCACCGGATGCGCCCGGCGCGTCCGACGCCCCGACCAACAGCAAGGGGCGCGTGATCTTCGCGAGCCTCATCGGCACGTCCATCGAGTTCTACGACTTCTACGCCTACGCGACCGCCGCGGTCCTCGTCTTCCCGGCCGTGTTCTTCTCGGCCCTCGACGGCAGCACGTCCCAGCTCCTCGCCTCGTTCGCGGTGTTCGGCGTCGCGTTCGTCGCGCGGCCCCTCGGGTCGATCGTGTTCGGCCACTACGGCGACCGGATCGGCCGCAAGGGCACGCTCGTCGCCTCGCTCCTGACCATGGGCGTCGCGACGTTCCTCATCGGCCTGCTGCCCCCGTCGTCGACCCCGGGCTGGTCCGTGCTCGCGCCCGCGCTGCTCGTCCTCATGCGCTTCTGCCAGGGCCTGGGCCTCGGCGGCGAGTGGAGCGGCGCGGCGCTGCTCGCGACCGAGAACGCCCCCGCGGGCAAGCGCGCGATCTGGGGCACGTTCCCCCAGCTCGGCGCGCCCATCGGCTTCATCCTCGCGAACACCACGTTCCTGGTCCTGGCCGAGACGCTGACCGACGAGCAGTTCTCCTCGTGGGGCTGGCGCGTGCCGTTCCTGGCCAGTGCGCTCCTGGTGATCGTGGGCCTGTGGGTCCGGCTGCGCCTGGTCGAGAGCCCCTCGTTCCAGAAGGTCGTCGAGACCGGCGCGGTCGCCAAGCTGCCCGTGGCGCAGGTGTTCCGCTCCTCGTGGCGCCAGATCGTGCTCGGCACGTTCATCATGCTCGCGACCTACGTGCTGTTCTACCTCATGACGACGTTCACGCTGACGTTCGGCACCGCGCCCGCCGAGGTCCCCGCGGGGAGCGGCGGCGCGCCGGGACTCGGCTACGAGCGCACCGACTTCCTCGTGATGCTCATCGTCGGCGTCGTGTTCTTCGGGATCTTCACGCTCGTCTCCGGGCCGATGGCCGAGAGGTTCGGGCGGCGCAAGCACCTGATCTGGACGACCGTCGCGATCATCGCGTTCGGCGCCCTGTTCGTGCCGCTGTTCACGGGCGGGACCGTGGGCGTCATGACGCTCCTGATCGTGGGCTTCACGCTCATGGGCCTGACGTTCGGCCCCATGGCCGCGATCCTGCCCGAGCTCTTCCCCGCCAACGTCCGCTACACGGGCTCGGCGATCGCCTACAACCTGTCGTCGATCCTCGGGGCGGCCGTCGCGCCGTTCATCGCGGTCGCGCTGTGGGAGCAGGCCGACGGCTCGCCCGTGCTCGTCGGGGTCTACCTGTCGGCCATGTCGGTCCTGACGCTCGTCGCGCTGCTCGTGAGCAAGGAGACCAAGGACGTGGAGTACACGGACAACGTGGCCTGA
- a CDS encoding toxin, with amino-acid sequence MKLHASARKHFRRDRLTESGILCAAQGPVFRAPLDDEDDPRRWLLLGFDDGGRILEIVILVFDSGEEMVIHAMKARAQYLDLLLR; translated from the coding sequence GTGAAGCTGCATGCCTCGGCCCGAAAGCACTTTCGACGCGACAGGCTGACCGAGTCCGGCATCCTGTGCGCTGCCCAGGGCCCGGTGTTCCGAGCCCCGCTCGATGACGAGGACGACCCGCGACGCTGGCTCCTTCTGGGCTTCGACGACGGCGGGAGGATCCTGGAGATCGTGATCCTGGTGTTCGACTCCGGTGAGGAGATGGTCATTCACGCCATGAAGGCGCGTGCGCAGTACCTCGACCTGTTGTTGCGCTGA
- the add gene encoding adenosine deaminase gives MPLPLQPTLDFVTGLPKAELHLHLEGTLEPDLKLRLAGRNGIDIGQTTVEEVQATYKFTDLTSFLAVYYPAMDVLQTEDDFFELAHAYLLRAAANGVKRAEMFFDPQAHTARGVPFEAVVKGYHRAAAAAADFGVDADLILCFLRDLSAESAAETLEASVPFKDLILGVGLDSDERGNPPEKFTAVFARARELGYRLTMHCDIDQVGSIDNIRTVLETIEVDRIDHGTNIVEDPALVAEVKARGIGLTSCPVSNSFVTDDMKAVEVAQLLRDGVKITINSDDPAYFGGYVADNYAAVAAKAGLTSEEVVTLARNSFEASWIDAEARAAYLEEIDRYVEQYEPTRP, from the coding sequence ATGCCCCTGCCCCTCCAGCCCACCCTGGACTTCGTCACCGGGCTGCCCAAGGCCGAGCTCCACCTGCACCTCGAGGGCACCCTCGAGCCGGACCTCAAGCTCCGCCTCGCCGGGCGCAACGGCATCGACATCGGTCAGACCACGGTCGAGGAGGTCCAGGCGACGTACAAGTTCACCGACCTCACGAGCTTCCTCGCGGTGTACTACCCGGCCATGGACGTGCTGCAGACCGAGGACGACTTCTTCGAGCTCGCCCACGCCTATCTCCTGCGCGCGGCCGCGAACGGCGTCAAGCGCGCCGAGATGTTCTTCGACCCGCAGGCGCACACCGCGCGCGGCGTCCCGTTCGAGGCCGTCGTCAAGGGCTACCACCGGGCCGCGGCCGCCGCGGCCGACTTCGGCGTCGACGCCGACCTCATCCTGTGCTTCCTGCGTGACCTCTCCGCCGAGAGCGCCGCCGAGACGCTCGAGGCCTCGGTGCCGTTCAAGGACCTGATCCTGGGCGTCGGCCTGGACTCCGACGAGCGCGGCAACCCGCCCGAGAAGTTCACCGCGGTCTTCGCCCGGGCACGTGAGCTCGGCTACCGCCTGACGATGCACTGCGACATCGACCAGGTCGGCAGCATCGACAACATCCGCACGGTGCTGGAGACCATCGAGGTCGACCGCATCGACCACGGCACCAACATCGTCGAGGACCCCGCGCTCGTGGCCGAGGTCAAGGCCCGCGGCATCGGCCTGACGAGCTGCCCCGTGTCGAACAGCTTCGTGACCGACGACATGAAGGCCGTCGAGGTCGCCCAGCTCCTGCGCGACGGCGTCAAGATCACGATCAACTCCGACGACCCGGCGTACTTCGGCGGGTACGTGGCCGACAACTACGCCGCGGTCGCGGCCAAGGCCGGCCTCACGTCCGAGGAGGTCGTGACGCTCGCGAGGAACTCGTTCGAGGCCTCCTGGATCGACGCGGAGGCTCGTGCGGCGTACCTCGAGGAGATCGACCGCTACGTCGAGCAGTACGAGCCCACCCGGCCGTAG